A portion of the Oxynema aestuarii AP17 genome contains these proteins:
- a CDS encoding PilN domain-containing protein, with protein MYSLDINFLNDRPGFRQEPKAPRGSAPSTGKDRTIQLIGLGAGVASIALVLGFWAFIEGDNSRLRQEEAQLQSELDGLGKGVQELEAINAEIQQIQTQVTFFANIFNTSLKPLSALLQELREQVPVGVQVSKMEHTLDKAEGDEIQSDSPWSIVRQEVTISGLSRSFDEVNDFVLTLKSSPFFVDEQTELVVAELVDNPTAIECDKKFEDTDVTCPPDGFQLPKVVQYTITARVSNAPAATMLAELQRNGADGLTTRIKTLEGLGVLER; from the coding sequence ATGTACAGTCTAGATATTAATTTTCTCAACGATCGCCCCGGGTTTAGGCAAGAACCCAAAGCCCCTCGGGGGAGTGCGCCCTCCACCGGGAAAGACCGCACGATCCAACTGATCGGACTGGGAGCCGGGGTGGCTTCTATTGCTTTAGTCTTAGGATTTTGGGCGTTTATCGAAGGCGATAACAGTCGCTTGCGCCAAGAAGAAGCCCAACTCCAAAGCGAACTCGACGGTTTGGGCAAAGGGGTTCAAGAACTCGAAGCCATTAATGCCGAAATCCAACAAATTCAGACTCAAGTTACATTTTTTGCCAATATTTTTAATACCTCGCTCAAACCGCTCTCGGCTTTGTTGCAAGAATTGCGCGAACAAGTTCCCGTCGGGGTTCAGGTGAGCAAAATGGAGCATACCCTCGACAAAGCCGAAGGGGACGAGATTCAAAGCGATTCGCCCTGGAGTATTGTCAGACAAGAAGTGACAATTTCCGGCTTGTCGCGGTCCTTTGATGAGGTCAACGACTTCGTACTGACCCTGAAAAGCTCGCCGTTTTTTGTAGACGAACAGACCGAACTGGTGGTCGCCGAATTGGTTGACAATCCCACGGCGATCGAATGCGATAAAAAGTTTGAAGATACGGACGTGACTTGTCCTCCGGACGGGTTTCAACTGCCCAAAGTCGTGCAGTATACGATTACGGCGCGGGTGAGCAATGCACCAGCCGCTACCATGCTGGCCGAACTCCAACGCAATGGAGCTGACGGTCTGACCACTCGGATTAAAACACTTGAAGGATTGGGGGTACTCGAACGATGA
- a CDS encoding HU family DNA-binding protein, whose translation MNKGELVDAVADKASVTKKQADAVLTAALETIIDAVSSGDKVTLVGFGSFESRERKAREGRNPKTGDKMEIPATRVPAFSAGKLFKERVAPK comes from the coding sequence ATGAATAAAGGTGAATTAGTTGATGCCGTTGCCGACAAGGCGAGTGTCACGAAAAAACAAGCCGATGCCGTGTTGACGGCAGCCTTAGAAACGATCATCGATGCGGTTTCCTCCGGCGACAAAGTAACCTTAGTCGGTTTTGGTTCCTTTGAATCGCGCGAGCGGAAAGCGCGCGAAGGTCGCAATCCGAAAACGGGAGACAAAATGGAAATCCCGGCGACAAGGGTTCCCGCGTTCTCCGCAGGCAAGCTGTTCAAAGAACGGGTGGCCCCTAAGTAA
- a CDS encoding type IV pilus secretin family protein yields the protein MRQELALGYLFGASAIAIAIAQPAWAQPTQVTGVRLNPSGGGVEVILEGSGGDRPQVFTVNRGNDVVADIVNAQLSLPGGQSFRENNPAPGITSVVVTPLDANSIRVVVTGSNSPPQVTIDQANSGGILLGYTTGGNTAAVPSTTTPPPPPSTAQRQPDVMVPNPDVTIDGLPTANNGRVSQQQPPPFLPRAVAPPVGDIAISNVIPGVEAINLGTGERIDRLVLRDAPVRDVLALLARAAGLNLAYVPGYDTSEDPGAPRTSVTRDFGELSEESTEAVEIGTRTISLDIQDESINDVFNYILRLAELESNRVGSTIFVGPRLPDSARNVVTRTLRLNQLELLPTLNFLVAQGAERNEVSTTTQIVTTGEGATAQQFTNTTTRVELLAADSLEEPYVGYAALPLKGVLISGDERTNSITIVGPPSKVQLATAMLSQLDVRQRQVAVNVKVIDVNLSNSDEFNTSFSFGINDTFFVNDGGAAAVNFGGYNPPSRASATQGLIVPPVINNPIQGETQFDRENTINVPLTAPGSGGLFLRPLPPVSNNPLRVRVSDYEVFTVDNDGNIEVGSAEFSLPGLFKYPQRFLATLQAQILSRNAKILTDPTLVVQEGQQASVALTQQVVESIEVVFTDTNAGTRETRNAQFADVGLTLDVAVERIDDNGFVSLRLNPTVSSPIGQQDTGGGGFVTLVQTRSLDSGTIRLRDGQTLIVSGIIQDQDRTTVSKVPILGDLPLIGSLFRSTNKTNERAEVIVLLTPQILDDSDMANYGYGYSPGPEARQLMNR from the coding sequence GTGAGACAGGAATTAGCACTCGGTTATCTTTTTGGAGCCAGCGCGATCGCGATCGCGATCGCCCAGCCCGCCTGGGCGCAACCCACGCAAGTGACCGGAGTGCGCTTGAATCCAAGTGGCGGCGGCGTCGAAGTCATCCTTGAGGGCAGTGGGGGCGATCGTCCCCAAGTCTTTACAGTCAATCGCGGTAACGATGTCGTCGCCGATATCGTCAACGCCCAGCTCAGCTTACCCGGCGGTCAGAGCTTCCGGGAAAACAACCCCGCCCCCGGAATTACATCCGTCGTCGTTACCCCCCTCGATGCCAATAGCATCCGCGTCGTCGTCACCGGGAGCAATAGCCCCCCCCAAGTGACCATCGACCAAGCCAACTCCGGCGGAATTTTACTCGGCTACACCACAGGCGGCAACACCGCAGCCGTTCCCAGCACCACCACCCCCCCACCCCCTCCCTCGACGGCTCAACGACAGCCGGACGTGATGGTTCCCAATCCAGACGTCACCATCGACGGCTTACCCACCGCCAACAACGGCAGAGTCAGCCAGCAACAACCGCCCCCGTTTTTACCCCGCGCCGTCGCCCCTCCCGTCGGTGACATCGCTATTTCTAATGTCATTCCCGGCGTAGAAGCTATCAATCTCGGTACGGGGGAACGGATCGATCGCCTCGTCTTGCGCGACGCCCCCGTTAGAGACGTCCTCGCCTTACTCGCCAGAGCCGCCGGACTCAACCTCGCTTACGTTCCCGGTTACGATACCAGTGAAGATCCAGGTGCCCCAAGAACGTCAGTCACTCGTGATTTTGGCGAACTCAGCGAAGAAAGTACCGAAGCGGTAGAAATCGGTACGCGCACGATTTCCCTCGACATTCAAGACGAAAGTATTAACGACGTTTTTAACTACATTCTGCGCTTGGCAGAACTTGAATCTAATCGAGTTGGATCGACCATCTTTGTCGGCCCACGCCTCCCCGATAGCGCCCGCAACGTCGTTACCCGTACCCTCAGACTCAATCAACTCGAACTTTTGCCCACTTTGAACTTCTTAGTTGCTCAAGGGGCAGAACGCAATGAAGTCAGTACGACCACCCAAATCGTGACCACTGGGGAAGGAGCGACGGCTCAGCAATTCACGAACACCACAACCCGAGTTGAATTGCTCGCAGCAGATAGTCTTGAAGAGCCTTATGTCGGATATGCCGCTTTACCTTTAAAAGGGGTTTTAATCTCTGGTGACGAGCGCACGAACTCGATCACGATTGTCGGGCCGCCGAGCAAGGTGCAATTAGCGACGGCGATGCTGAGTCAACTCGATGTCCGTCAGCGACAAGTGGCCGTCAATGTCAAGGTAATTGACGTCAACCTCAGCAATAGCGACGAATTTAATACCAGTTTCTCCTTTGGAATTAACGACACCTTTTTTGTCAATGATGGTGGAGCGGCAGCCGTTAACTTTGGCGGCTATAATCCCCCGAGTCGGGCTTCGGCGACCCAAGGTTTGATCGTTCCTCCCGTAATTAACAACCCCATCCAAGGTGAGACCCAATTCGATCGCGAAAATACGATTAATGTCCCTCTGACTGCTCCAGGATCGGGCGGACTGTTCTTGCGTCCCCTTCCTCCGGTGAGTAACAACCCCTTGCGGGTTCGCGTCTCGGATTACGAAGTTTTTACAGTGGATAACGATGGCAATATTGAAGTCGGTAGCGCTGAATTTAGTTTGCCTGGGTTGTTCAAATATCCCCAGCGTTTCTTAGCTACTCTGCAAGCGCAGATTCTCAGTCGGAATGCCAAGATCTTGACCGATCCGACCCTGGTGGTACAAGAGGGTCAACAAGCCAGCGTTGCACTCACCCAACAAGTTGTTGAAAGTATTGAAGTTGTCTTTACTGACACCAATGCTGGAACTCGCGAAACCCGAAATGCTCAATTTGCAGATGTCGGACTGACTCTAGATGTGGCAGTCGAACGGATTGACGATAATGGCTTCGTGTCACTTCGGTTAAATCCAACGGTCAGTTCTCCTATCGGACAACAAGATACAGGAGGTGGAGGGTTTGTCACTCTCGTTCAAACCCGAAGTCTTGACTCAGGTACGATTCGCTTACGCGACGGTCAAACTTTGATTGTTTCGGGGATTATTCAAGACCAAGACCGGACGACGGTGAGTAAAGTCCCGATTTTGGGTGATTTACCTTTAATTGGCTCCTTATTCCGCAGTACCAATAAAACTAACGAACGGGCGGAAGTGATCGTCTTGCTGACGCCTCAGATTCTCGACGATTCGGATATGGCGAACTACGGATATGGCTACAGTCCCGGTCCGGAGGCCCGACAACTGATGAATCGATAA
- the cobD gene encoding threonine-phosphate decarboxylase CobD has product MKRPAHGGNLAWAAALAGCPPSSILDFSASINPLGPPASAIAAIQSQLSTIAAYPNPDYRELRSAIGAFHDLDPDWILPGNGAAELLTWAARDLSALAATVLLTPAFGDYGRSLDAVGAQVVTVPLSVVDEQWTIAPTLTEHPAIAPQNMGLLLNNPHNPTGRLFSQTDLLPYLDSFALVVVDEAFMDFLTPERQQSAIELIQTHPNLAIVRSLTKFYSLPGLRLGYCIAHPDRLQRWQQWRDPWPVNSLAAASARAVLGDRPFQAQTFTWLAKARENLFDGLTAIPTLHPYPSAANFLLVRCDRSACEVQEQLLKHDRILIRDCLSFPELGDRYFRIAVRSESDNQKLLRGLTKIME; this is encoded by the coding sequence TTGAAACGACCTGCACACGGGGGAAACTTAGCCTGGGCAGCAGCACTGGCGGGCTGTCCCCCTTCCTCTATTCTGGATTTTTCAGCAAGTATTAATCCGTTGGGTCCGCCCGCATCGGCGATCGCCGCCATCCAAAGCCAGTTAAGTACGATCGCGGCGTATCCCAATCCAGACTATCGGGAGTTGCGCTCGGCGATCGGTGCCTTTCACGACCTCGATCCGGACTGGATTTTGCCGGGAAATGGAGCCGCCGAGTTGCTGACCTGGGCCGCTCGGGACTTGTCTGCCCTGGCGGCGACGGTTTTACTCACTCCCGCCTTTGGAGACTATGGCCGATCGCTCGACGCCGTAGGGGCGCAGGTCGTGACCGTTCCCTTGTCCGTCGTGGACGAACAATGGACGATCGCCCCCACACTGACCGAACATCCGGCGATCGCTCCCCAAAACATGGGGTTATTATTGAACAATCCCCACAACCCCACCGGGCGCTTATTTTCCCAAACCGATCTCCTCCCCTATCTCGACTCCTTCGCCTTAGTCGTCGTAGACGAAGCGTTTATGGACTTTCTGACTCCAGAACGCCAACAAAGCGCGATCGAATTGATTCAAACTCACCCCAACTTGGCGATCGTGCGATCGCTGACCAAATTTTACAGCCTTCCCGGTTTGCGCTTGGGCTACTGCATCGCCCACCCCGATCGCCTGCAACGCTGGCAGCAGTGGCGCGACCCCTGGCCCGTCAATAGTTTAGCCGCCGCCAGCGCTCGCGCCGTGTTGGGCGATCGCCCCTTCCAAGCGCAAACCTTCACCTGGTTAGCAAAGGCCCGCGAAAACCTATTCGACGGATTGACGGCGATTCCCACACTGCACCCCTACCCCAGCGCCGCCAATTTTCTCTTAGTTCGCTGCGATCGCTCCGCGTGCGAAGTGCAAGAACAACTCCTCAAACACGACCGTATTTTAATCCGCGATTGCCTCAGTTTCCCCGAATTAGGCGATCGCTATTTTCGCATTGCCGTTCGTTCCGAATCCGACAATCAAAAACTGTTGCGAGGCTTAACAAAAATCATGGAATAA